A stretch of Aerococcus urinaehominis DNA encodes these proteins:
- a CDS encoding ATP-grasp domain-containing protein, protein MNYLILAPNQPANSREYVRRLADHQVQVLAIGDCQYDQLDGHLKSHLTEYYYVPSLADQEAVVRGLAFFIHKYGLIDRVTSFSPAYQELAAHLRQQFNIEGAKPREMGRVTNKSHMKQFFEKAFVPVAKGQAIKTKRQLTSAAKKLDFPLIAKPDAGYDLAQIYYLADQDDLDQFAETWDLTPYLLEEACDFDQLVQVIGMVDDQGQVAFAAAVTSPKGLRESQSQGGEFAFTILPEMDDLLVAHVDKIVKQFKFKHTMFSLEFLQTGDKYLALVFQLGNPMPILADLVNYSFDMDSYDYFARLEAQTGDLDQPEFKEAVYLYQRPLNGNYRYDDSEIRDLYPETALAYQVADGQESFLIKEEAGETIFAPAE, encoded by the coding sequence GTGAATTACCTCATCCTCGCCCCTAACCAACCCGCTAATAGCCGCGAATATGTCCGCCGCTTAGCTGACCACCAGGTACAAGTTTTGGCCATTGGCGACTGCCAATATGACCAGCTTGATGGCCATTTAAAAAGCCATTTGACCGAATACTACTATGTGCCTAGTTTAGCTGACCAAGAAGCAGTGGTCCGTGGTTTGGCCTTCTTTATCCACAAATATGGCTTGATTGACCGGGTCACTAGCTTTAGTCCGGCCTACCAAGAGCTAGCTGCTCACCTCCGCCAGCAATTTAATATTGAAGGCGCCAAGCCACGTGAAATGGGCCGGGTGACTAATAAATCCCATATGAAGCAGTTCTTTGAAAAAGCCTTTGTGCCGGTAGCCAAGGGCCAGGCGATTAAAACCAAGCGCCAATTAACCAGTGCTGCTAAAAAGCTAGACTTTCCCTTAATTGCCAAGCCGGATGCGGGCTATGACCTGGCCCAAATTTATTATCTAGCTGACCAGGATGACCTGGATCAATTTGCGGAAACTTGGGATTTGACGCCATATTTACTGGAAGAAGCCTGTGATTTTGACCAGCTTGTTCAAGTTATCGGTATGGTTGATGACCAGGGGCAGGTGGCTTTTGCGGCAGCTGTCACATCTCCGAAAGGCTTGCGGGAGAGCCAAAGCCAGGGTGGGGAGTTTGCCTTTACCATCCTGCCAGAAATGGATGACCTATTAGTGGCCCATGTGGATAAAATTGTCAAGCAGTTTAAGTTTAAGCACACCATGTTTAGTCTGGAATTCCTGCAAACGGGTGACAAGTACCTGGCTCTTGTTTTCCAACTGGGTAATCCGATGCCAATCTTGGCGGATTTGGTTAATTACAGTTTTGATATGGATTCCTATGACTATTTTGCCCGCCTAGAGGCGCAAACTGGAGACCTAGACCAGCCTGAATTTAAAGAGGCGGTTTACCTCTACCAACGTCCCCTGAATGGAAATTACCGCTACGATGATAGTGAGATTAGGGACCTGTATCCAGAAACAGCCCTAGCCTACCAGGTGGCAGATGGTCAAGAAAGTTTCCTAATTAAAGAGGAAGCGGGCGAAACAATTTTCGCTCCAGCTGAATAG
- a CDS encoding transglycosylase domain-containing protein: MSSNGNRPRPNRQRRRSNQDKLDFSNFTWQKVLLVLAAIVVTVGVVLAGIGLTWGMSAPDISEEDLRGVASSTVYDRDGAVVYETSQNEHIAVDSSQIDQKTFDAVTSIEDQRFLDHHGFDPIRIIGSFIANLRAGGIVQGGSTLTQQLVKLSVFSTNEEDQTYKRKVQEIFLALRLERHYDKQEIFEFYINKVYMANGVYGMGTAAQIYYGKPLNELSLAQTALLAGMPQAPNTYNPYTDPEAAKERRNLVLQEMLENNKITEAEYNEAIQAPVTDDLLDIDYLNERSYSDIVVDAYVQKVIAEIEEEGYDIFSDGLDIYTHLDMNVQNYLYETVNDDVGAFFTDPDMQAAVSILDTKTSNIVALFGGRNQTDALSYSRAQADNRSVGSTIKPLIDYAPAIEYLNYGTDSAIVDEKATYSSGDTIENYDLGFQGKITLRQALIGSRNIPALKLLQEVGLEQADEFMKGMGISLNGGQGVYESNAIGGEISPIQLSAAYATLGNYGQYNEPKAVDYFVTTDGKEVKVSRDQNQAMADSTAYMITDMLQDSTKTGILTKYGSPSYQEAMKSGTTNYTEAQRAELGIPLNASPDAWMAGHTSDYAMAIWLGYDEPLVAGHYLSLEETYLAGEIFRTLANYLVEYNGRPNDWEQPASVHQVNIAFETGPARPPVSTSSVVQSLVNQETYDQYSGDFENTRLYTPNRGTTSSYNYNQSASSSQSASSSSLDGQSQESSDQPSDSSGLENGTEISPDQGQTTGQEGQPAGSTPPATDSGGQNTGGQTTGQEAA; this comes from the coding sequence ATGAGTTCAAATGGTAACCGACCACGTCCCAACCGCCAGCGCAGACGGTCCAACCAGGATAAGTTAGATTTTTCTAATTTTACCTGGCAAAAGGTCCTGCTCGTCTTGGCAGCTATCGTGGTAACCGTAGGCGTTGTCCTAGCAGGCATCGGCCTTACTTGGGGCATGAGTGCACCAGATATTTCTGAAGAGGACCTCCGTGGGGTGGCCTCATCAACTGTTTATGACCGAGATGGTGCTGTCGTTTATGAAACCAGCCAGAATGAGCATATCGCTGTTGATTCCAGTCAAATTGACCAAAAAACCTTTGACGCGGTCACGTCAATTGAGGACCAACGCTTCTTAGACCATCATGGCTTTGACCCCATCCGCATTATCGGTTCCTTTATTGCCAACCTGAGAGCCGGTGGCATTGTCCAAGGTGGCTCAACCCTGACCCAGCAATTAGTCAAGCTATCCGTCTTCTCAACTAATGAAGAGGACCAGACTTATAAGCGTAAAGTACAGGAGATTTTCCTGGCCCTGAGACTAGAACGCCATTATGACAAGCAAGAAATTTTTGAATTCTACATTAATAAAGTCTATATGGCCAACGGGGTTTATGGGATGGGGACGGCCGCTCAAATCTACTACGGCAAGCCCCTCAATGAACTAAGCCTGGCCCAAACCGCCCTCTTGGCTGGTATGCCCCAGGCGCCTAATACCTATAATCCTTATACTGATCCGGAAGCAGCCAAGGAACGTCGTAACCTCGTCCTCCAAGAAATGCTGGAAAACAATAAGATCACTGAGGCTGAATATAATGAAGCCATCCAGGCGCCAGTCACCGATGACCTCTTAGATATTGATTACCTAAATGAACGTTCTTATAGCGACATTGTGGTTGATGCCTATGTTCAAAAGGTCATTGCCGAAATCGAAGAAGAGGGCTATGACATCTTCTCTGATGGTTTAGATATCTATACCCACTTGGATATGAATGTCCAAAATTATCTCTACGAAACAGTGAATGATGATGTTGGTGCCTTCTTTACTGATCCTGATATGCAGGCGGCTGTATCTATCCTGGATACCAAGACGTCAAACATCGTCGCCCTCTTTGGCGGTCGTAACCAAACTGACGCCCTATCATACAGCCGTGCCCAAGCTGACAACCGGTCAGTGGGATCTACAATCAAACCCCTGATTGACTATGCCCCAGCCATTGAATACCTCAACTATGGTACTGATTCAGCGATTGTCGATGAAAAAGCCACCTATTCTTCTGGTGACACCATTGAGAACTATGACCTGGGCTTCCAGGGTAAAATCACCCTCCGCCAAGCTTTAATTGGATCAAGGAATATTCCGGCCTTGAAACTCTTACAGGAAGTTGGGTTGGAACAGGCCGATGAATTTATGAAAGGCATGGGCATCTCCCTTAACGGCGGCCAAGGTGTCTATGAATCCAATGCCATCGGTGGTGAAATCTCACCAATCCAATTATCAGCCGCCTATGCGACCTTGGGTAACTACGGCCAATACAACGAGCCAAAAGCGGTCGACTACTTCGTCACGACTGACGGTAAAGAAGTTAAAGTATCGCGCGACCAAAACCAGGCCATGGCTGATTCAACTGCCTACATGATTACTGATATGCTCCAGGATTCTACCAAGACCGGTATCCTGACCAAGTATGGGTCTCCTTCTTACCAAGAAGCCATGAAATCAGGAACCACCAACTATACAGAAGCCCAACGTGCTGAACTGGGTATCCCACTAAATGCTTCTCCTGATGCTTGGATGGCTGGTCACACTTCTGACTATGCCATGGCCATTTGGCTAGGCTACGACGAACCATTGGTAGCTGGTCATTACCTCAGCCTAGAAGAAACCTACCTGGCCGGTGAAATCTTTAGGACCCTGGCTAACTACCTAGTAGAATACAATGGTCGGCCAAATGATTGGGAACAACCCGCTTCAGTCCACCAGGTCAACATTGCCTTTGAAACAGGTCCCGCCAGACCACCAGTTTCAACCAGCTCGGTCGTCCAATCCCTGGTTAACCAAGAAACCTATGACCAATATAGTGGTGATTTTGAAAACACTCGTTTATATACACCAAACCGGGGGACCACTTCTAGTTACAACTACAACCAATCTGCTAGCTCTAGCCAGTCCGCTAGCTCGTCTAGCCTTGATGGCCAGAGCCAAGAAAGCAGTGACCAACCAAGTGATAGTTCTGGTCTAGAAAACGGTACAGAAATCAGCCCTGACCAAGGCCAGACAACAGGCCAAGAGGGCCAGCCAGCCGGATCAACCCCACCAGCTACCGATAGCGGTGGCCAAAACACTGGCGGCCAAACAACCGGCCAAGAAGCAGCCTAA